One window from the genome of Amaranthus tricolor cultivar Red isolate AtriRed21 chromosome 9, ASM2621246v1, whole genome shotgun sequence encodes:
- the LOC130823679 gene encoding uncharacterized protein LOC130823679 isoform X1, with product MAKLGKSRKNDSQNIIGKGKITPVQVAFIVDRYLADNNFSKTRNAFREEASSLIPKSSLQEAPKTLLSLAELLDDYVWLKEQRVMIEHEKLGLAQERTRIQNLLQGMQDLMNIFNNSPVVPANYVTSPPPHPVSASVPPNSMVTSSSAGYPGYRTAGVASVSMSQSVKIDQTSYSTPILGSRPPRKRKNYKDLQNINQAPKKYCGAVTNNPLYIQAGTNSSALPNNASQRHHINHQSSPLPSSSPSFAQGGSHIQGSNVARTLFDKHSSSPNSNSSCPKTPPRALSSHSDKSISPLEEVSSTAKSNHESTTPETKPNNCTIISSKTIIVSPAKHFSIETNQCTFSSPVKTTKWQSKREHVKGRLDFDSSEAPTILENTSGDGSTSSESEKEGDIFDLEVPGFDAFGPDFSISEFLTDLGIDCGSLDNPCPTTEGTNEDTRTSQNLVEHSSAVREVIAGDVSINGTDSITSIKSITQCVRVLSPTKCLQNNSTHDQENLSSGR from the exons ATGGCGAAActcggaaaatcaagaaaaaatgaTAGTCAAAACATAATCGGCAAGGGCAAAATTACGCCTGTTCAGGTTGCTTTCATCGTTGATCGATATCTTGCCGACAACAATTTCTCCAAAACTCGTAATGCTTTTCGTGAAGAAGCTTCTTCTCTTATCCCTAAATCATCTCTTCAAGAG GCACCTAAAACTTTGTTGAGTTTAGCAGAATTATTGGATGATTATGTTTGGTTGAAAGAGCAAAGAGTGATGATTGAACATGAGAAATTAGGATTAGCTCAAGAAAGAACTAGGATTCAAAATCTTTTACAAGGGATGCAAGATCTtatgaatatttttaataactCTCCTGTTGTTCCTGCTAACTATGTTACTTCACCGCCGCCACATCCAGTTTCTGCTTCCGTGCCTCCCAATTCAATGGTCACTTCGTCTTCTGCAG GCTATCCTGGTTACAGAACTGCAGGTGTGGCATCGGTGTCGATGTCACAAAGTGTAAAAATTGATCAGACCAGCTACTCAACACCTATCCTTGGTTCGCGCCCtccaagaaaaaggaaaaattacaaggatcttcaaaatataaatcaagCACCAAAAAAATACTGTGGCGCAGTGACTAACAATCCTTTGTATATCCAAG CAGGTACTAATTCAAGTGCTTTGCCAAATAATGCATCCCAACGGCATCATATTAATCATCAATCCTCTCCCCTCCCATCTTCTTCACCTAGTTTTGCTCAAGGAGGGTCTCATATTCAAGGATCAAATGTTGCTAGGACTTTGTTTGACAAGCATTCATCATCTCCGAATTCGAATTCTTCGTGTCCCAAAACACCTCCACGAGCACTCTCTTCCCATAGCGATAAATCCATTTCTCCACTTGAGGAAGTATCTTCAACAGCAAAGTCTAATCATGAAAGCACTACACCTGAGACCAAACCTAACAACTGCACTATAATCTCCTCTAAGACAATTATAGTCAGTCCTGCAAAGCACTTTTCTATAGAAACGAACCAATGCACTTTTTCCTCACCGGTTAAAACTACTAAATGGCAAAGTAAGAGAGAACATGTCAAAGGAAGGCTAGATTTCGACAGCTCCGAAGCACCAACTATTTTGGAAAACACAAGTGGAGATGGCAGTACTAGTTCTGAATCTGAGAAGGAAGGGGACATTTTCGACTTGGAAGTGCCAGGTTTTGATGCCTTTGGACCAGACTTTTCTATCTCAGAGTTCCTGACTGATCTGGGGATTGATTGTGGATCACTTGACAATCCCTGCCCTACTACAGAAGGAACTAATGAAGACACCAGGACAAGCCAAAATTTGGTAGAACATTCATCAGCTGTTAGGGAAGTTATAGCAGGAGATGTTAGCATAAATG GTACGGATTCTATTACTTCAATCAAGTCCATAACACAATGCGTTAGAGTGCTGAGTCCTA CCAAATGTTTACAAAATAACTCAACTCACGATCAAGAAAATTTAAGTTCGGGAAGATGA
- the LOC130823679 gene encoding uncharacterized protein LOC130823679 isoform X3, with amino-acid sequence MAKLGKSRKNDSQNIIGKGKITPVQVAFIVDRYLADNNFSKTRNAFREEASSLIPKSSLQEAPKTLLSLAELLDDYVWLKEQRVMIEHEKLGLAQERTRIQNLLQGMQDLMNIFNNSPVVPANYVTSPPPHPVSASVPPNSMVTSSSAGTNSSALPNNASQRHHINHQSSPLPSSSPSFAQGGSHIQGSNVARTLFDKHSSSPNSNSSCPKTPPRALSSHSDKSISPLEEVSSTAKSNHESTTPETKPNNCTIISSKTIIVSPAKHFSIETNQCTFSSPVKTTKWQSKREHVKGRLDFDSSEAPTILENTSGDGSTSSESEKEGDIFDLEVPGFDAFGPDFSISEFLTDLGIDCGSLDNPCPTTEGTNEDTRTSQNLVEHSSAVREVIAGDVSINGTDSITSIKSITQCVRVLSPTKCLQNNSTHDQENLSSGR; translated from the exons ATGGCGAAActcggaaaatcaagaaaaaatgaTAGTCAAAACATAATCGGCAAGGGCAAAATTACGCCTGTTCAGGTTGCTTTCATCGTTGATCGATATCTTGCCGACAACAATTTCTCCAAAACTCGTAATGCTTTTCGTGAAGAAGCTTCTTCTCTTATCCCTAAATCATCTCTTCAAGAG GCACCTAAAACTTTGTTGAGTTTAGCAGAATTATTGGATGATTATGTTTGGTTGAAAGAGCAAAGAGTGATGATTGAACATGAGAAATTAGGATTAGCTCAAGAAAGAACTAGGATTCAAAATCTTTTACAAGGGATGCAAGATCTtatgaatatttttaataactCTCCTGTTGTTCCTGCTAACTATGTTACTTCACCGCCGCCACATCCAGTTTCTGCTTCCGTGCCTCCCAATTCAATGGTCACTTCGTCTTCTGCAG GTACTAATTCAAGTGCTTTGCCAAATAATGCATCCCAACGGCATCATATTAATCATCAATCCTCTCCCCTCCCATCTTCTTCACCTAGTTTTGCTCAAGGAGGGTCTCATATTCAAGGATCAAATGTTGCTAGGACTTTGTTTGACAAGCATTCATCATCTCCGAATTCGAATTCTTCGTGTCCCAAAACACCTCCACGAGCACTCTCTTCCCATAGCGATAAATCCATTTCTCCACTTGAGGAAGTATCTTCAACAGCAAAGTCTAATCATGAAAGCACTACACCTGAGACCAAACCTAACAACTGCACTATAATCTCCTCTAAGACAATTATAGTCAGTCCTGCAAAGCACTTTTCTATAGAAACGAACCAATGCACTTTTTCCTCACCGGTTAAAACTACTAAATGGCAAAGTAAGAGAGAACATGTCAAAGGAAGGCTAGATTTCGACAGCTCCGAAGCACCAACTATTTTGGAAAACACAAGTGGAGATGGCAGTACTAGTTCTGAATCTGAGAAGGAAGGGGACATTTTCGACTTGGAAGTGCCAGGTTTTGATGCCTTTGGACCAGACTTTTCTATCTCAGAGTTCCTGACTGATCTGGGGATTGATTGTGGATCACTTGACAATCCCTGCCCTACTACAGAAGGAACTAATGAAGACACCAGGACAAGCCAAAATTTGGTAGAACATTCATCAGCTGTTAGGGAAGTTATAGCAGGAGATGTTAGCATAAATG GTACGGATTCTATTACTTCAATCAAGTCCATAACACAATGCGTTAGAGTGCTGAGTCCTA CCAAATGTTTACAAAATAACTCAACTCACGATCAAGAAAATTTAAGTTCGGGAAGATGA
- the LOC130823679 gene encoding uncharacterized protein LOC130823679 isoform X2 translates to MAKLGKSRKNDSQNIIGKGKITPVQVAFIVDRYLADNNFSKTRNAFREEASSLIPKSSLQEAPKTLLSLAELLDDYVWLKEQRVMIEHEKLGLAQERTRIQNLLQGMQDLMNIFNNSPVVPANYVTSPPPHPVSASVPPNSMVTSSSAGYPGYRTAGVASVSMSQSVKIDQTSYSTPILGSRPPRKRKNYKDLQNINQAPKKYCGAVTNNPLYIQGTNSSALPNNASQRHHINHQSSPLPSSSPSFAQGGSHIQGSNVARTLFDKHSSSPNSNSSCPKTPPRALSSHSDKSISPLEEVSSTAKSNHESTTPETKPNNCTIISSKTIIVSPAKHFSIETNQCTFSSPVKTTKWQSKREHVKGRLDFDSSEAPTILENTSGDGSTSSESEKEGDIFDLEVPGFDAFGPDFSISEFLTDLGIDCGSLDNPCPTTEGTNEDTRTSQNLVEHSSAVREVIAGDVSINGTDSITSIKSITQCVRVLSPTKCLQNNSTHDQENLSSGR, encoded by the exons ATGGCGAAActcggaaaatcaagaaaaaatgaTAGTCAAAACATAATCGGCAAGGGCAAAATTACGCCTGTTCAGGTTGCTTTCATCGTTGATCGATATCTTGCCGACAACAATTTCTCCAAAACTCGTAATGCTTTTCGTGAAGAAGCTTCTTCTCTTATCCCTAAATCATCTCTTCAAGAG GCACCTAAAACTTTGTTGAGTTTAGCAGAATTATTGGATGATTATGTTTGGTTGAAAGAGCAAAGAGTGATGATTGAACATGAGAAATTAGGATTAGCTCAAGAAAGAACTAGGATTCAAAATCTTTTACAAGGGATGCAAGATCTtatgaatatttttaataactCTCCTGTTGTTCCTGCTAACTATGTTACTTCACCGCCGCCACATCCAGTTTCTGCTTCCGTGCCTCCCAATTCAATGGTCACTTCGTCTTCTGCAG GCTATCCTGGTTACAGAACTGCAGGTGTGGCATCGGTGTCGATGTCACAAAGTGTAAAAATTGATCAGACCAGCTACTCAACACCTATCCTTGGTTCGCGCCCtccaagaaaaaggaaaaattacaaggatcttcaaaatataaatcaagCACCAAAAAAATACTGTGGCGCAGTGACTAACAATCCTTTGTATATCCAAG GTACTAATTCAAGTGCTTTGCCAAATAATGCATCCCAACGGCATCATATTAATCATCAATCCTCTCCCCTCCCATCTTCTTCACCTAGTTTTGCTCAAGGAGGGTCTCATATTCAAGGATCAAATGTTGCTAGGACTTTGTTTGACAAGCATTCATCATCTCCGAATTCGAATTCTTCGTGTCCCAAAACACCTCCACGAGCACTCTCTTCCCATAGCGATAAATCCATTTCTCCACTTGAGGAAGTATCTTCAACAGCAAAGTCTAATCATGAAAGCACTACACCTGAGACCAAACCTAACAACTGCACTATAATCTCCTCTAAGACAATTATAGTCAGTCCTGCAAAGCACTTTTCTATAGAAACGAACCAATGCACTTTTTCCTCACCGGTTAAAACTACTAAATGGCAAAGTAAGAGAGAACATGTCAAAGGAAGGCTAGATTTCGACAGCTCCGAAGCACCAACTATTTTGGAAAACACAAGTGGAGATGGCAGTACTAGTTCTGAATCTGAGAAGGAAGGGGACATTTTCGACTTGGAAGTGCCAGGTTTTGATGCCTTTGGACCAGACTTTTCTATCTCAGAGTTCCTGACTGATCTGGGGATTGATTGTGGATCACTTGACAATCCCTGCCCTACTACAGAAGGAACTAATGAAGACACCAGGACAAGCCAAAATTTGGTAGAACATTCATCAGCTGTTAGGGAAGTTATAGCAGGAGATGTTAGCATAAATG GTACGGATTCTATTACTTCAATCAAGTCCATAACACAATGCGTTAGAGTGCTGAGTCCTA CCAAATGTTTACAAAATAACTCAACTCACGATCAAGAAAATTTAAGTTCGGGAAGATGA